The genomic interval TGGAGGCGACGCCGCTCGCCCGCCGGCAGGAGCGGTACGTGGCCGACTTCGACTTCCGCGCCGAGACGACGCTCCACCTGACCTACCACCGCTTCGGCGACCGGAGGGTTCGCGGGACGGCGCTGGTGGCGCTGAAGCAGGTCTACGCGAGCGCGGGGTACGCGGTGCCGGAGGGTGAGCTGCCCGACCACCTGCCGCTCCTGCTGGAGTTCGCCGCCCGCGAGCCCGCGCTCGGTCTCGCCCTGCTGGAGCGCCTCCGGGCGCCCGTCCGGCTGGTGGGCGAGCGCCTGCGGGAGGCGGGCAGCCCTTATGCGGCGGCGGTGGAGGCCGTTCTGGACCTCCTGCCGCCCGCCCCGCCGGAGGCGGAGGCCGAGATCGAAGCGCTGCGCGCCGGCCCGCCGGCCGTGGAGACGGTCGGCCTGGACGCGCCGGAGGGGAGGCGGGCGTGGTGAACCTGTGGCAACAGTTCCTCTGGGTCATCTACCCCTACCTGGCGGTGGCGGTCTTCGTGGTCGGCCACCTCTACCGCTACGCCAGCGACCCGTACGGCTGGACGGCGCGTTCCAGCGAATTTCTGGAGAAGCGGCTCTTGCGCTGGGGAAGCACGCTCTTCCACTGGGGGATCCTCCTGGTCTTCCTCGGTCACCTGGCGGGTCTCCTCGTACCGGCCTGGCTCTACCGGAGCCTGGGGGTCTCCGACGCCCTCTACCACCGCATGGCCGTCACCGCCGGCGGCCTGGCCGGCGCCACCGCCCTGGCGGGCCTCCTCCTCCTGGCCTACCGCCGCCTGCGCGTCGCCCGCGTCCGCCGGACCAGCAGCCCCGCCGACTGGGTGGCGCTCGCGCTCCTGGCGCTGGTGATGGGGCTCGGCCTTTACAACACCCTGGGCCACAACCTCCTGGTGGCGGAGTACGACTACCGCTTCAGCATCGGCCCCTGGCTGCGGGGCCTGCTCCTCTTCCGCCCGGACCCGCGGCGGATGGCGGGCGTGCCGCTGGGCTACCAGCTCCATGTGCTGGCCGCCTTCGCGCTCCTCGCCGCCTGGCCCTTCACCCGCCTGGTCCACGTCTGGAGCCTGCCGCTCCCCTACCTGTGGCGCCGCTACGTGCTCTACCGGCGGCGGGCACCGGGGCCCAGCGACGCTCGTGCCAATCGGCTGGCGGGATGAGAGGTGCGCCCTTATCGATCCCGGGCGGCCGCTCCGCCTTCCAGCACCACGGTGCGCGTCGGGAAGGCGAAGGTCACGCCCTCTTCCTCGAAACGCCGGTATAGGGCCAGGTTGATCGCCTGCTGGGCATCCATGTAGAGCTTGTAGTCGCCGCTCAGCACGTAGTAGACCGTCTCGAACTCCAGCCAGCTCTCCGCATAGCGGGCGAAGTGGGCGCGGTCGAAGCGGGTGTGCCCGATTCCCTCGACGATCTCGCGCACCCAGCCCGGGATCGCCTCCAGCTTCTCGCGCGGCGTCCCGTACGGCACGCCGAAGGTGAACAGGACGCGCCGCTCCGGCATGTCCCGGTAGTTGCGGATCCGCGCCCTGACCAGGTCGCCGTTGGGGATGACCAGGAGCTCGCCCGAGAGGCTGCGGAGCCGGGTGGTCTTCACCCCGATCCGCTCCACGGTGCCCAGGAAGTCCTGCGTGACGATGAAGTCGCCGACCAGGAAGGGCTTGTCCAGCACGATGGAGACCGAGGCGAAGAGGTCGCCCAGGATGTTCTGCAGCGCCAGGGCGACGGCCACGCCGCCGATGCCCAGGCCGGTGACCAGCGCCGTCACGTTGACGCCCAGCGAGCCGATCACCAGGAGCGCGATCAGCGCCCAAAGGAGCGTGAGCGCCCCCACGGAGAGAATCGAGTAGACGGAAGCGATCTCCGGCTCCAGCTCCGCCTCCCCGCCCTGGCCGCCCAGCCAGCGCGGCAGCCACCAGCGGACGGTGCGGCTGGCCCAGATCCCCACCTGGAGCCAGACGACCACCAGCACGGCGGCCCGCACCAGCGCCTCGGTCCGCGGCGGCAGCGAGACCACCAGCGAGCCGGCCCCCACGGCCACCACCAGCAGCGCCAGCCGGCTGGTGCGGCGGAGCAGCCCCCTCGCCAGGAAGTCGCCCAGCGCCCCGCCGCCCCGCCGCGCCCAGGCCTCCAGCAGGCGCGCGCCCCAGTCGCGCAC from Bacillota bacterium carries:
- the narI gene encoding respiratory nitrate reductase subunit gamma, translating into MWQQFLWVIYPYLAVAVFVVGHLYRYASDPYGWTARSSEFLEKRLLRWGSTLFHWGILLVFLGHLAGLLVPAWLYRSLGVSDALYHRMAVTAGGLAGATALAGLLLLAYRRLRVARVRRTSSPADWVALALLALVMGLGLYNTLGHNLLVAEYDYRFSIGPWLRGLLLFRPDPRRMAGVPLGYQLHVLAAFALLAAWPFTRLVHVWSLPLPYLWRRYVLYRRRAPGPSDARANRLAG
- a CDS encoding mechanosensitive ion channel family protein, which gives rise to MGVRLLADLFAVPLAGQPLGRWLLALVLTVAVDVALVLVRDWGARLLEAWARRGGGALGDFLARGLLRRTSRLALLVVAVGAGSLVVSLPPRTEALVRAAVLVVVWLQVGIWASRTVRWWLPRWLGGQGGEAELEPEIASVYSILSVGALTLLWALIALLVIGSLGVNVTALVTGLGIGGVAVALALQNILGDLFASVSIVLDKPFLVGDFIVTQDFLGTVERIGVKTTRLRSLSGELLVIPNGDLVRARIRNYRDMPERRVLFTFGVPYGTPREKLEAIPGWVREIVEGIGHTRFDRAHFARYAESWLEFETVYYVLSGDYKLYMDAQQAINLALYRRFEEEGVTFAFPTRTVVLEGGAAARDR
- the narJ gene encoding nitrate reductase molybdenum cofactor assembly chaperone, whose product is MSGGREPSTGGRAGAGRLPEPGRLREDLAALASLLAYPGEEQAAVARELGSRAGRLRERLEPFLAWVEATPLARRQERYVADFDFRAETTLHLTYHRFGDRRVRGTALVALKQVYASAGYAVPEGELPDHLPLLLEFAAREPALGLALLERLRAPVRLVGERLREAGSPYAAAVEAVLDLLPPAPPEAEAEIEALRAGPPAVETVGLDAPEGRRAW